The Sphaeramia orbicularis chromosome 16, fSphaOr1.1, whole genome shotgun sequence genome window below encodes:
- the LOC115435960 gene encoding kinesin-like protein KIFC3 isoform X2 produces MYAFYSLLVYIFYTVFKKEEEDALEGACGASSDEAEPVAMETESRRRCGHTPKMGKKAFAQLSESSSSSDSDELSVSEDDEANGTDIPACTPLAAFLSFKQETEKRRTSQVQLETTGKMTDSPLVAVMSHLLSFLEQYSHFQQLQQQADQYRVQLKRHRVQHRRQMKALRASYRQRLRDKNSIISSLEEAFSQQQTPSPLSEGESSSDAGTQAGLHRLVESLYGLQGERSKLRGELRLLHSQLEQKERDRHSRIQAFQQQIDELKSCIEEREEELSRLRTATGATDSEKRVLCLSAENESLKQSLSVTQGLLQQLSTIPSQSSTMLIKENENLRSRVQQLELSLQQRAEQLSQLERQSEQCEWRRGEELRKREDRVRELQLELDREKGKEPVVKYVTQTVEVEAPGTLKQLNKCRQRNELLSEKLSNQNERCKQLEEQIRRSDEHSCNLQHKIAAYEREISTLREELLKEIGHLEERKEEAVKAAANCSAEHFQNLQDQFFSLQKRLTALPPTLRSMKTDYASLRSQVRNFSDFYGAAINDAKRQISAAINEMSEANKDLLEKYRKEVALRRKYHEQLVELKGNIRVLCRVKPVLKEDQHEEGQSVVVTTDPNNESSLSVMSKGKDRIFELDKVFHPQATQEEVFQEIEPLVTSCIDGYHVCIFAYGQTGSGKTYTMEGSVENPGINQRALKQLFNVIEERKDMWTYTVTVSSVEIYNEVLRDLLSKDGEKLDIKINPDGTGQLHVPGLRVIEVKSFQHIKKILATARRNRITFGTQMNQHSSRSHALLCITVEGTDLASGSKTTGKLNLVDLAGSERVWKSGAEGERLKEAQNINRSLLSLGDVIQALRARQTHIPFRNSRLTYLLQDSLGKGSKTVMVVQVSALESNVGETLCSLKFAQRVCKVELGPAARKIESGGGQCD; encoded by the exons ATGTACGCCTTCTACTCCCTTTTAGTCTACATCTTCTACACTGTCtttaagaaggaggaggaggatgcctTGGAGGGGGCATGTGGCGCTTCCTCAGAC GAGGCAGAacctgttgccatggaaacagagAGCAGGAGGCGATGTGGCCACACCcccaaaatgggaaaaaaagcttTTGCTCAGCTTAGTGAATCAA GCAGCAGCAGTGACAGCGATGAGTTGTCTGTGAGTGAAGACGATGAGGCAAATGGCACCGACATCCCAGCATGCACTCCTCTGGCTGCTTTTCTATCTTTTAAGCAGGAGACTGAGAAGAGGAGGACTTCGCAGGTtcaactggaaacaacaggaaag ATGACAGACTCCCCCCTGGTAGCAGTGATGTCCCACTTGCTGAGTTTTCTGGAACAGTACTCCCATttccagcagctgcagcagcaagcCGACCAGTACCGGGTCCAGCTGAAGAGGCACCGTGTCCAGCATCGTAGACAGATGAAGGCCCTGCGAGCCTCCTACCGCCAGCGCCTCAGGGACAAAAACAGCATCATAAGCAGCTTGGAGGAAGCCTTCAGTCAGCAGCAGACCCCCAGCCCACTGAGTGAGG GTGAATCCAGCAGTGATGCAGGGACACAAGCCGGGCTTCACAGGCTGGTGGAGTCGCTGTACGGCCTTCAGGGTGAGAGGAGCAAACTGAGAGGAGAGCTTCGTCTGCTGCATTCCCAGCTGGAGCAGAAGGAAAGAGACAGACACTCCCGCATACAGGCCTTTCAGCAACAG ATCGATGAGTTGAAGAGCTGCATAGAGGAGCGTGAAGAGGAGCTGTCGAGGCTTAGAACTGCTACC GGAGCCACAGACTCAGAGAAAAGGGTTCTGTGTTTGTCTGCGGAGAATGAGAGTCTGAAACAGAGTCTGAGTGTTACCCAGGGACTTCTGCAGCAGCTGTCAACCATCCCTTCCCAGTCCAGCACCATGCTCATTAAG GAAAATGAGAACCTCAGGAGCAGAGTGCAGCAGCTGGAGCTCTCCCTCCAACAGCGAGCAGAACAGTTGTCCCAACTGGAACGACAGAGTGAACAGTGTGAgtggagaagaggagaggagctGAGGAAACGAGAAGACCGAGTGAGGGAGCTGCAGCTGGAGTTAGACAGAGAGAAAGGAAAGGAGCCAGTGGTTAAG tATGTTACCCAGACTGTGGAGGTGGAAGCGCCCGGGACATTAAAGCAGCTGAACAAATGCAGACAGAGAAATGAGCTACTGTCTGAAAAACTGTCCAATCAGAATGAGAGGTGCAAACAACTGGAAGAGCAAATCAGGAGATCGGATGAACACAGCTGTAATCTGCAACACAAG ATTGCAGCGTATGAGCGAGAAATCAGTACGCTGAGAGAAGAACTACTGAAAGAGATCGGCCACTTGGAGGAGAGGAAGGAAGAAGCTGTGAAAGCTGCTGCGAACTGCTCAGCAGAGCATTTTCAGAATCTGCAGGACCAATTCTTCA GCTTACAAAAACGTCTGACTGCACTCCCTCCAACTCTGCGCTCCATGAAGACTGACTACGCCAGTTTGAGGAGCCAAGTTCGCAACTTCTCTGATTTTTATGGAGCAGCTATCAATGATGCAAAAAGACAA ATTTCAGCAGCAATCAATGAGATGTCTGAGGCCAATAAAGAtcttctggaaaaatacagaaaagaggTTGCACTGCGCAGGAAGTACCACGAACAGCTGGTGGAGCTGAAAG GCAACATCCGCGTCCTGTGTCGTGTGAAGCCTGTGTTGAAGGAGGACCAGCACGAGGAGGGCCAGTCTGTGGTGGTCACGACAGACCCCAACAATGAGTCCTCACTCAGTGTGATGAGCAAAGGAAAAGATCGCATCTTTGAGTTGGATAAGGTCTTCCATCCTCAGGCCACGCAGGAAGAG GTCTTTCAGGAGATTGAACCCCTTGTGACTTCGTGTATCGATGGCTACCATGTCTGTATATTTGCTTATGGGCAGACCGGCTCTGGAAAAACCTACACCATGGAG GGTAGTGTGGAGAACCCGGGCATCAACCAGCGGGCCCTAAAACAGCTCTTTAACGTGATTGAGGAGAGGAAGGACATGTGGACTTACACTGTCACTGTCAGCTCTGTGGAGATCTACAACGAGGTGCTAAG GGACCTACTGAGTAAAGATGGGGAGAAACTTGATATAAAGATCAACCCTGATGGAACAGGACAGCTGCATGTGCCAGGCCTCAGAGTCATCGAGGTTAAGAGCTTTCAGCACATCAAGAAG ATTTTAGCCACAGCTCGCCGGAACAGGATCACCTTCGGGACCCAGATGAACCAACACAGCTCGCGCTCACATGCTCTGCTCTGTATCACTGTTGAGGGGACTGACCTTGCCTCCGGGTCCAAAACCACAG GGAAGTTAAACCTGGTGGACCTGGCTGGCTCTGAGAGGGTGTGGAAGTCTGGTGCAGAGGGAGAGAGACTGAAGGAGGCCCAGAATATCAACCGCTCCCTGCTGTCCCTTGGGGATGTAATTCAGGCACTGAGAGCCCGGCAGACTCACATCCCTTTCAGGAACTCCCGCCTTACCTATTTATTACAAGACTCCCTGGGCAAAGGCAGCAAGACTGTCATGGTGGTGCAG GTGTCTGCTCTGGAGAGTAATGTTGGGGAGACTTTGTGCTCGCTGAAGTTTGCCCAGAGAGTGTGCAAGGTGGAACTAGGTCCTGCAGCCAGGAAGATCGAATCAGGTGGAGGACAATGCGACTGA
- the cep72 gene encoding centrosomal protein of 72 kDa: MAAECLTTITEQWIRDRLRLKHPCLGDVRSLSLPGTYEEKIRHLGNALNNFVRLKSLDLSCNALVTVEGVQHLKVLERLILYYNCIPSLDQLKVLLELPALRELDLRLNPLTKSYPDYRPYFVHAMPNLRKLDGCSIRETERKAAVMQFSSDVLPQQKSFSVNPPAEQRTRNQRLAVVDRLTKRLSLLTDTNDIVLNFVETNHGDPNEPQSFTDVLKETQPKLTHLQQEPQEKESQDFTEQRCSTPKQEAAKSILRNPPTKYDNTESKVPQVKVPSHKKSSAALRPKVSFGPYVEKRRPQPGKQKQKDISKHTRHVAKGHFTPNPDQSHHHSSSLLNIQPPSPRRPGLNLSDPSNPILHPPRLTYSSSNKTEEGSSLPQQVEKKKRGSYRKPLEMLLNLVDKHWTGEKSLHHNNNFLSQAVQILSLMENDISSREAEVKTLRREVDALSFQAAAREEQHKTEVRRLSSELEEAHSSIGKLNEQLRIVLEENVSLQKQLIKLERQYLKSMMKSSPITQIKEAQTEVEELKREIEGLREKVHEVEKVKELSNMLQESHRSLVATNECLLAELKGSGEV, encoded by the exons ATGGCGGCGGAGTGTTTGACAACTATAACAGAGCAGTGGATACGGGACAGGCTAAGATTAAAACACCCATGTCTCG gtgatGTGCGCTCACTGAGCCTGCCCGGGACGTATGAGGAGAAAATCAGGCATCTGGGAAATGCACTGAATAACTTTGTCCGTCTGAAATCTCTGGATCTCTCCTGCAATGCTCTCGTAACCGTTGAG ggGGTGCAACACCTGAAAGTATTAGAGAGGCTGATTCTGTACTATAACTGCATACCTTCTCTCGACCAGCTAAAAGTGCTGTTGGAGTTGCCTGCTTTGAGAGAGCTCGACCTCAGGTTGAACCCCCTGACTAAAAGTTACCCAGACTATCGCCCATATTTTGTGCATGCCATGCCCAACCTACGCAAACTAG ATGGCTGTTCTATCAGAGAGACTGAGCGTAAAGCTGCTGTTATGCAGTTCTCCTCTGATGTTCTGCCTCAACAGAAGAGCTTCAGTGTGAATCCACCTGCTGAACAAAG GACCAGGAATCAGAGGTTGGCTGTAGTTGACCGTTTAACCAAGAGGCTCTCGCTCCTGACTGACACTAatgacattgtgttaaattttgTTGAAACAAATCATGGAGACCCAAATGAACCTCAGTCCTTCACAGATGTTCTCAAAGAAACACAGCCAAAGTTAACTCATCTGCAGCAAG aGCCCCAAGAGAAAGAGTCACAAGATTTTACAGAGCAGAGATGTTCCACACCAAAACAG GAGGCTGCAAAATCCATTCTAAGGAATCCCCCAACAAAATATG ATAACACCGAGTCCAAAGTGCCTCAAGTGAAAGTACCATCTCATAAAAAAAGCTCTGCTGCCTTAAGGCCAAAGGTGTCTTTTGGACCTTATGTAGAGAAACGTAGACCTCAGCCTGGAAAACAAAAGCAAAAGGACATCTCCAAACACACCAGACATGTAGCCAAAGGTCATTTTACCCCCAATCCTG atCAAAGTCACCATCATAGCTCTTCATTACTTAATATCCAGCCTCCTAGTCCACGTCGTCCTGGTCTGAATCTGTCTGACCCTTCCAACCCAATACTGCATCCTCCAAGACTGACCTACTCAAGTTCCAACAAAACAGAAGAGGGCTCCAGTCTACCACAGCAagtggaaaagaaaaagagg GGTAGTTACAGGAAACCTCTGGAGATGCTTCTGAACCTTGTGGACAAACATTGGACTGGAGAAAAATCGCTGCATCATAACAACAACTTCCTGT CTCAGGCCGTCCAGATTCTCTCTCTGATGGAAAATGATATTTCCAGTCGTGAGGCCGAGGTCAAGACCTTAAGACGAGAAGTTGACGCACTGAGCTTCCAAGCAGCTGCACGAGAAGAGCAGCACAAAACAGAAGTCCGCAGACTCTCCTCTGAGCTGGAGGAAGCTCACAGTTCCATT GGAAAACTAAATGAGCAGCTGAGGATTGTCCTGGAGGAGAATGTTTCTCTACAGAAACAGCTCATCAAGTTAGAGAGACAGTATCTCAAGTCTATGATGAAGAGTTCACCTAttactcagattaaag AGGCTCAGACAGAAGTGGAAGAGCTGAAGAGAGAGATTGAGGGGCTGCGGGAGAAAGTGCATGAAGTTGAGAAAGTCAAAGAATTGTCAAACATGCTACAAGAAAGCCACAG GTCCCTGGTGGCTACCAACGAGTGTTTACTTGCTGAACTGAAGGGAAGTGGAGAAGTGTAA
- the LOC115435960 gene encoding kinesin-like protein KIFC3 isoform X1: protein MYAFYSLLVYIFYTVFKKEEEDALEGACGASSDEAEPVAMETESRRRCGHTPKMGKKAFAQLSESSSSSDSDELSVSEDDEANGTDIPACTPLAAFLSFKQETEKRRTSQVQLETTGKMTDSPLVAVMSHLLSFLEQYSHFQQLQQQADQYRVQLKRHRVQHRRQMKALRASYRQRLRDKNSIISSLEEAFSQQQTPSPLSEGERREGESSSDAGTQAGLHRLVESLYGLQGERSKLRGELRLLHSQLEQKERDRHSRIQAFQQQIDELKSCIEEREEELSRLRTATGATDSEKRVLCLSAENESLKQSLSVTQGLLQQLSTIPSQSSTMLIKENENLRSRVQQLELSLQQRAEQLSQLERQSEQCEWRRGEELRKREDRVRELQLELDREKGKEPVVKYVTQTVEVEAPGTLKQLNKCRQRNELLSEKLSNQNERCKQLEEQIRRSDEHSCNLQHKIAAYEREISTLREELLKEIGHLEERKEEAVKAAANCSAEHFQNLQDQFFSLQKRLTALPPTLRSMKTDYASLRSQVRNFSDFYGAAINDAKRQISAAINEMSEANKDLLEKYRKEVALRRKYHEQLVELKGNIRVLCRVKPVLKEDQHEEGQSVVVTTDPNNESSLSVMSKGKDRIFELDKVFHPQATQEEVFQEIEPLVTSCIDGYHVCIFAYGQTGSGKTYTMEGSVENPGINQRALKQLFNVIEERKDMWTYTVTVSSVEIYNEVLRDLLSKDGEKLDIKINPDGTGQLHVPGLRVIEVKSFQHIKKILATARRNRITFGTQMNQHSSRSHALLCITVEGTDLASGSKTTGKLNLVDLAGSERVWKSGAEGERLKEAQNINRSLLSLGDVIQALRARQTHIPFRNSRLTYLLQDSLGKGSKTVMVVQVSALESNVGETLCSLKFAQRVCKVELGPAARKIESGGGQCD, encoded by the exons ATGTACGCCTTCTACTCCCTTTTAGTCTACATCTTCTACACTGTCtttaagaaggaggaggaggatgcctTGGAGGGGGCATGTGGCGCTTCCTCAGAC GAGGCAGAacctgttgccatggaaacagagAGCAGGAGGCGATGTGGCCACACCcccaaaatgggaaaaaaagcttTTGCTCAGCTTAGTGAATCAA GCAGCAGCAGTGACAGCGATGAGTTGTCTGTGAGTGAAGACGATGAGGCAAATGGCACCGACATCCCAGCATGCACTCCTCTGGCTGCTTTTCTATCTTTTAAGCAGGAGACTGAGAAGAGGAGGACTTCGCAGGTtcaactggaaacaacaggaaag ATGACAGACTCCCCCCTGGTAGCAGTGATGTCCCACTTGCTGAGTTTTCTGGAACAGTACTCCCATttccagcagctgcagcagcaagcCGACCAGTACCGGGTCCAGCTGAAGAGGCACCGTGTCCAGCATCGTAGACAGATGAAGGCCCTGCGAGCCTCCTACCGCCAGCGCCTCAGGGACAAAAACAGCATCATAAGCAGCTTGGAGGAAGCCTTCAGTCAGCAGCAGACCCCCAGCCCACTGAGTGAGGGTGAGAGAAGagaag GTGAATCCAGCAGTGATGCAGGGACACAAGCCGGGCTTCACAGGCTGGTGGAGTCGCTGTACGGCCTTCAGGGTGAGAGGAGCAAACTGAGAGGAGAGCTTCGTCTGCTGCATTCCCAGCTGGAGCAGAAGGAAAGAGACAGACACTCCCGCATACAGGCCTTTCAGCAACAG ATCGATGAGTTGAAGAGCTGCATAGAGGAGCGTGAAGAGGAGCTGTCGAGGCTTAGAACTGCTACC GGAGCCACAGACTCAGAGAAAAGGGTTCTGTGTTTGTCTGCGGAGAATGAGAGTCTGAAACAGAGTCTGAGTGTTACCCAGGGACTTCTGCAGCAGCTGTCAACCATCCCTTCCCAGTCCAGCACCATGCTCATTAAG GAAAATGAGAACCTCAGGAGCAGAGTGCAGCAGCTGGAGCTCTCCCTCCAACAGCGAGCAGAACAGTTGTCCCAACTGGAACGACAGAGTGAACAGTGTGAgtggagaagaggagaggagctGAGGAAACGAGAAGACCGAGTGAGGGAGCTGCAGCTGGAGTTAGACAGAGAGAAAGGAAAGGAGCCAGTGGTTAAG tATGTTACCCAGACTGTGGAGGTGGAAGCGCCCGGGACATTAAAGCAGCTGAACAAATGCAGACAGAGAAATGAGCTACTGTCTGAAAAACTGTCCAATCAGAATGAGAGGTGCAAACAACTGGAAGAGCAAATCAGGAGATCGGATGAACACAGCTGTAATCTGCAACACAAG ATTGCAGCGTATGAGCGAGAAATCAGTACGCTGAGAGAAGAACTACTGAAAGAGATCGGCCACTTGGAGGAGAGGAAGGAAGAAGCTGTGAAAGCTGCTGCGAACTGCTCAGCAGAGCATTTTCAGAATCTGCAGGACCAATTCTTCA GCTTACAAAAACGTCTGACTGCACTCCCTCCAACTCTGCGCTCCATGAAGACTGACTACGCCAGTTTGAGGAGCCAAGTTCGCAACTTCTCTGATTTTTATGGAGCAGCTATCAATGATGCAAAAAGACAA ATTTCAGCAGCAATCAATGAGATGTCTGAGGCCAATAAAGAtcttctggaaaaatacagaaaagaggTTGCACTGCGCAGGAAGTACCACGAACAGCTGGTGGAGCTGAAAG GCAACATCCGCGTCCTGTGTCGTGTGAAGCCTGTGTTGAAGGAGGACCAGCACGAGGAGGGCCAGTCTGTGGTGGTCACGACAGACCCCAACAATGAGTCCTCACTCAGTGTGATGAGCAAAGGAAAAGATCGCATCTTTGAGTTGGATAAGGTCTTCCATCCTCAGGCCACGCAGGAAGAG GTCTTTCAGGAGATTGAACCCCTTGTGACTTCGTGTATCGATGGCTACCATGTCTGTATATTTGCTTATGGGCAGACCGGCTCTGGAAAAACCTACACCATGGAG GGTAGTGTGGAGAACCCGGGCATCAACCAGCGGGCCCTAAAACAGCTCTTTAACGTGATTGAGGAGAGGAAGGACATGTGGACTTACACTGTCACTGTCAGCTCTGTGGAGATCTACAACGAGGTGCTAAG GGACCTACTGAGTAAAGATGGGGAGAAACTTGATATAAAGATCAACCCTGATGGAACAGGACAGCTGCATGTGCCAGGCCTCAGAGTCATCGAGGTTAAGAGCTTTCAGCACATCAAGAAG ATTTTAGCCACAGCTCGCCGGAACAGGATCACCTTCGGGACCCAGATGAACCAACACAGCTCGCGCTCACATGCTCTGCTCTGTATCACTGTTGAGGGGACTGACCTTGCCTCCGGGTCCAAAACCACAG GGAAGTTAAACCTGGTGGACCTGGCTGGCTCTGAGAGGGTGTGGAAGTCTGGTGCAGAGGGAGAGAGACTGAAGGAGGCCCAGAATATCAACCGCTCCCTGCTGTCCCTTGGGGATGTAATTCAGGCACTGAGAGCCCGGCAGACTCACATCCCTTTCAGGAACTCCCGCCTTACCTATTTATTACAAGACTCCCTGGGCAAAGGCAGCAAGACTGTCATGGTGGTGCAG GTGTCTGCTCTGGAGAGTAATGTTGGGGAGACTTTGTGCTCGCTGAAGTTTGCCCAGAGAGTGTGCAAGGTGGAACTAGGTCCTGCAGCCAGGAAGATCGAATCAGGTGGAGGACAATGCGACTGA